Genomic window (Acidobacteriota bacterium):
TTTTAACTCCTCATGTAATTCTTCGATGGACCCCTCATAAGTTTTTGATGATTTTCCTGTAATCTCTTTAAGATTTAAAGCTGTTTCTTTCCATGCCATCTCCTCAAGGTTGACCCAGTCTCTTTCGTATTGAGCTTTTCTAATTTCTTCCTGAGATCTCTCCTGTCTTGCAATTTCTAATTTCTCTCTTAATTTATTAATCTCTTTTTCCACTTCCTGAGCTCTATTTTTCAATTCAAAAAGATTCTTTTCTCCTGAAGATATGTCATCTTTTAACTTTTGGGTTATATGCTCCAGTCCTTCAATTTCTTTTTCAAAACTTCTAATAATTTGATCTGCCTGCTCTATTTCCAATTTATTTTTTTCCACATCTGAATTTATGTGCTGAATTTTTTCATTTATTCCTGACAATCTTTTTGAAAATTCGCTTATTCGCCTTTTCGAAGATAATATTCTCTCAGATAGTAAAATCTTTTCACCCTTTCTTTTCGAAAGCTCATCTTGAATTTCTCTTATCTCCTTTTCCATCTCATCAATTTCTTTTTCTTTTTTAGAAATATTATCTGTTGAATCTCCAAGGGCATTTTCAAAATATATTAATGATTTTTCTGAGTGATCAATTTTTTCATTCAATTCATTCTGTTCTTTCTCAATCAGTTCTACTTCGATTTTCAATGTTTCTAATCTTTGAAGATTCTTTCTCTTATTGTTCAGTTCAGTGTTGTGTTTGAATTCGGCTTCGAGAGAAAGTTTTTCTAAATTCTTTAAATCTTCATTCAATGTGTTTAGCTCCTTCTCAATATCTAAAACATTAAATTCCATTGAACCTATTTCATTCTCCAGGGAATCTATCTCCTCATTCAAATTTACTAAAGTATTATTTAAATTTTTAACCTCTAATCTAAACGATAGCACATCTTCTTTCTCTCTTTTTTTTAAAAGCCCATGGCTTAACAATATATCCCCTTTTAAAGTGACATAATTAAAATCAGGCCATTTCTCCCATAATCGAAATGCATCTTCTATTTTTTCTACTACTATGGCATTTGGAAAAGAAAACTCTTCGTCTATTTCCTTCAATTTAATCATCAATACCGTAATAAATGCTTTATCTTCTTTTATATTATCCGGTATGATAACTTCTTCACTTTTTCTTGGAAAAATAAAAGCTCCTTTCACATTTTCAGAGGAAAGCCATTTTTTTCCCTCAGGAACATTTTTCATCAAATAAGCAGAAAGCTCATCTTTCAGTAAATTCTCAACAGGAGCATAATATCTTGCCTCGAGATCAAGAAAATCTATCATCCTACCTGAAGAGTAAAGAGCTGATTCATTAATTTTTTCTTTTACGGTGGATGAAAGAAAATCAACTCTCATTGAAATTTCAGATTTTTTAATTCTTTTTTCTTCAAGCTCATTCTGTTTTATCTTAAAAATTTCTAAAATTTCATTCTTTTTTTCTTCAAGATTTTTTATTTTCTCTAAAACCTTTTTTTTCTGAATCTTAAGATTTTCAATTGCATGATTAATTCTTTGAAGATTTAAAGAAATTTCTGACTCATTTATTGTTTTAATCTCCTCGTATAATTTCTCTTTTTGCTTTATGATATTTTCAAACTCTTTTCTATAGGCAGTCAGTGTATTTTTTATGCTGGAATGCTCGGAAAATTTTATCAAATTTTCTTTTTTCAGGTTTTCAAGCTCCTCTTTCACCACCACCAATCTCTCTGAATTTTGTTTGAGTTTATCTTCAAGAGCTTCAGCCTCAATACTTTTTATCTTTAGACTTTCTTCATTTCCCCTCTTTTCCTCTTCTGAATTAAATATTTCCATTACAATGACTTCCCTTTCTTTATTCAATTCATTAATGTTTTCCTCATATTTTTTTATGTTCTCCTCCAGGTAAGATTTTCTCTTTGATTCTTTCTCAACCTGGGAGATGCCTCTTTCCATTCTTGATTTCTTTTCATAATAATCATTCTGAATCTCTTTCAATTCATTTTCATTTTTGAAAATTAAACTTTTTAAATCAAAATAACTCTTTTCTCTGGATTTCAATTCAGCATGAATCTCTGTTTCTTTTTCAATGTATAACTCAATCTTTCTCCTCGAATTTTCAATCTCTTTCATCAAATCTGAAGATTTCAATTCATAATAAATTAAAGATAAATCTCTTATTCTCTCCCTTAACTCTTTGTACTTTCTCGCTGAGTAAACCTGACGCTGAAGGGAATTCTTCTGTCTTTCGGTCTCAACAATTAAATCCTCAATTCGATTGAGATTCTGTTCTGAGTCAATGAGCTTTGACTTTGCTTCTTTCTTTCTCTCTTTGTATTTTGAAATTTCTGCAGCCTCTTCAATTAAAGCTCTTTTCTCTTGAGGTTTTAAATTTACAAGAGAACCGATCGCACCCTGTTCGATCACAAAATATTCTTTTCCAGCTATTCCTAACTTCCATAACTCCTCCTGAATATCCTTCAGTCTGACTTTCTTCTCTCCCATTTTATATTCAGATTCTCCTGAGCGATAAAAAAGCCTCGATAGAGTCAATATCTCTTCTTTGCTATCTTCTGATAGAGTGATTGAGACCTCAGCCATCCCCATCGGGTCTTTTTTCTCACTACCGTTGAATATCACGTCTTCACTTTTCTCAGTCCTCAGGAATTTAATTCTACTTTCTCCAAGAGCCCACAATATTCCATCCACAATGTTACTCTTTCCACATCCGTTTGGCCCGACTATTGCAGTTACACCAGGATGAAAAGTTATCGTTGTTCTTTTTGGGAATGATTTGAAACCATGAAGCTCTATTTTCTTGATTCTCATAAATTATTGAATATTTTCCTCCTTTATAGTAAAAACAACCCATCCCATAGCTTTAAGGTCTTTTAAAAAATCTTTCTGCCAGCTAAAATCCTTATGCTCTTCGATAAATTTTTGAGCGATAAAATCTTTTCCACATGGATGACCCCAGTGAGCCCATATTGCCATTTTCCTAGCAAGGTCTGAATCAGCTACTTTCCCATCCATTGCTCCTTCTGGGTAAAAAGGAGGTTTCTTCCATGCAGGTTCACCCTTTGGATCCTCTTCTATATGGCCACAAAGAGTTCTTGCGGATGGGATTTCTTTTTTTAAAAATGTATCATAATGATCTCCAAGGTATTTCTTGGCTAAATCTATGTCAATTTTTCCATAATTCTCCTTTAACAATGCTTCCCACCTCTGATATCTTGAATAAGGACTTGTGGAGGAATCCTCATAATTAAATTTAGTTTCCTGCCTTACCTTATCATCTAAAGCTATGTTCGATCCCGCATAATAGCCATTGTTTGTTCGCCATATCTTATGATTTTTTAATCCTAACTCAAGCCTTGCAATTTCACCAGTTTTTACATCTCCTATAAGCCAGCCATTCGCATATCCGCCGTTATTGTCCTCAAGTATTATTTTTATCCATTCATCAATGGAGGAAGCATACTGGATTGCCTTTCTCACCCTTACAAATTCTGGAGTCTTAGATGGGTCAATATTCTCAAACCCTGTAATAGTTGTTTCTGTGACCATAAGTCCTGCTGAATTTATATAGAAATCTGAGCCACTGTGAATAAATCCTGCATAAGATTGCATTAAGATTCTATTTCCCTTTTCAGGTTTTAAATCCACTATGATGTTAAAAGGCATACCGGTGAAATAATCTATCCAGGTGTTATGGGCCATTACTATTTTATTATCTTTTGTGGCATCTCCTGTGGCAATAAACGCAGAACAGCTTCCGAATGGAAGAAAAGATTTATTCTCTACTTTTTTCTTTTTCTCTATCGAGGGAATATAATACCAGGCAGTTTCAATCCAGGAATTCAATGCCAGTATGTCCTCCCATTTTATTCTCTCTATACCCTTATCTCTCATTCCATCAGCTATTCCCATTATCTCCTGACGATATTCCTCTGGAACCTTTGGCCAGTAGATCTTTTCAGCTGTGTTTCTGAAAAATTTCCAGTCCTTTTTTGATACTTTCTCTGCATAAAATGAAACCGCATCGATTGCATCCTTTATTTCACTAGCAAGAAGAAAACCATGTTGATATCCAATGTTATAAGGAGGCCCCTCTAAATGCAAAAATACCCATCCATTTTTCTCAAATTTAGATGAACCTTTCAAATAATCCTGAGAATTGATGTATGAAATTAAAAAAAGAGTTGCCCCTGCAATTAATGTCAGTTTTAAGATTAATCTATTTTTAACCATCCTTACCTCCTATGGTGATAAATTCTTTATTACTCCAATGTTCTTGTCTTTCATCTATGCTTTAAATATAAAAATATATTCCATCCTTTAAATTTAAAAATTAAATTAATTTATAACCCAAAATAAGTCAACTAAAATTTATGTTTATTTCTTCTGGTGTTAAAATGTAACACAATTTATTCTGATTATTTTCTCTCGATCTTTACAAGTGAACTAACATTTTTCAATTTATAAAATCTTTTCAGATGATTGAGAAAATAATACTCTTCCCATCTATCCCCTAAATAGATCGGCCGCTTATCAATATTTTTCTCTATAAACTTTTGAATTTCTTTCTCGGGATTTTTGTACCTATGGATAAATGTATCTATCATCACTGCAATTTCCACATCTTCTCTTTTTTTATAAGTTTTTTGATAATAAAGAAGAGCCATGCCTGGGTTAAAATCAACTAAAATAATTGAATTAGGTTCTACTTCTTCAAATACCTCCTTTGAGTAATTCAATGCTCCATATTCTTTTGATTTATCTGGAATGAAAAAATATCTTATATTATTTCTATAGGACAATTCTCTAATTTTTATAATGTTTAAATTTAAATATTTATTAATTGTAGGAAATGAATAATACAATATCAGTGGAAAAAATATTAAAATAATTGAGATTAAATAATAAGAAATCTTAGAATAATTTTTTTTATAAAAAATTCCTCTTAAATAATCCATTAAATATTTAAATCCAAAACCAATAAATACAGAAAACATTAGATATGATGGAAGTAAAAGGGCAAACTGTCTTTGGAAAAAATATGCAGAAGAAAAAAGAATATCCAATACAAAAATAGATAAAAATCCAAAAAAAATTCTTTTGTTACATTTATGAAAATTAGAGATACCCATTACTCCTAATAAAAATCCAATCCCTGGAAATTGATAGAAAAGGTAAATTGGATATAAAAATATCTCTTTTAGACTTTTTTTTAGACTAAAATAGGTTTTAAAATGGTAAATTGTGTCGCTATACAAAGTTTTAAAAACTAAAACCGGGCCAGATTTCATAAGTAATAAAAAAATTAACGGTGATAAACTTACAACAAAGAAGATAATAAAGAGAAGGAAAATATTTATTCTATTGCTTTTAAAAAATC
Coding sequences:
- the smc gene encoding chromosome segregation protein SMC; translation: MRIKKIELHGFKSFPKRTTITFHPGVTAIVGPNGCGKSNIVDGILWALGESRIKFLRTEKSEDVIFNGSEKKDPMGMAEVSITLSEDSKEEILTLSRLFYRSGESEYKMGEKKVRLKDIQEELWKLGIAGKEYFVIEQGAIGSLVNLKPQEKRALIEEAAEISKYKERKKEAKSKLIDSEQNLNRIEDLIVETERQKNSLQRQVYSARKYKELRERIRDLSLIYYELKSSDLMKEIENSRRKIELYIEKETEIHAELKSREKSYFDLKSLIFKNENELKEIQNDYYEKKSRMERGISQVEKESKRKSYLEENIKKYEENINELNKEREVIVMEIFNSEEEKRGNEESLKIKSIEAEALEDKLKQNSERLVVVKEELENLKKENLIKFSEHSSIKNTLTAYRKEFENIIKQKEKLYEEIKTINESEISLNLQRINHAIENLKIQKKKVLEKIKNLEEKKNEILEIFKIKQNELEEKRIKKSEISMRVDFLSSTVKEKINESALYSSGRMIDFLDLEARYYAPVENLLKDELSAYLMKNVPEGKKWLSSENVKGAFIFPRKSEEVIIPDNIKEDKAFITVLMIKLKEIDEEFSFPNAIVVEKIEDAFRLWEKWPDFNYVTLKGDILLSHGLLKKREKEDVLSFRLEVKNLNNTLVNLNEEIDSLENEIGSMEFNVLDIEKELNTLNEDLKNLEKLSLEAEFKHNTELNNKRKNLQRLETLKIEVELIEKEQNELNEKIDHSEKSLIYFENALGDSTDNISKKEKEIDEMEKEIREIQDELSKRKGEKILLSERILSSKRRISEFSKRLSGINEKIQHINSDVEKNKLEIEQADQIIRSFEKEIEGLEHITQKLKDDISSGEKNLFELKNRAQEVEKEINKLREKLEIARQERSQEEIRKAQYERDWVNLEEMAWKETALNLKEITGKSSKTYEGSIEELHEELKKSKESLEKFGAVNLLAEDEMKSVKERLNFLKKQREDILQSIESTNHAIKRIDAESRELLNQTIQKIRDNFKLTFSTFFEGGEADLKVIDEENLLESGIEIWAQPPGKKLQSLMLLSGGEKALASLAFLFALFLCRPTPFCIFDEVDAALDDANLIRYLNFIEKMKNDTQFIIITHNLKTMEKADYLYGITMDEPGESTIYSIRLDMENKNPQKLLKS
- a CDS encoding C45 family peptidase translates to MVKNRLILKLTLIAGATLFLISYINSQDYLKGSSKFEKNGWVFLHLEGPPYNIGYQHGFLLASEIKDAIDAVSFYAEKVSKKDWKFFRNTAEKIYWPKVPEEYRQEIMGIADGMRDKGIERIKWEDILALNSWIETAWYYIPSIEKKKKVENKSFLPFGSCSAFIATGDATKDNKIVMAHNTWIDYFTGMPFNIIVDLKPEKGNRILMQSYAGFIHSGSDFYINSAGLMVTETTITGFENIDPSKTPEFVRVRKAIQYASSIDEWIKIILEDNNGGYANGWLIGDVKTGEIARLELGLKNHKIWRTNNGYYAGSNIALDDKVRQETKFNYEDSSTSPYSRYQRWEALLKENYGKIDIDLAKKYLGDHYDTFLKKEIPSARTLCGHIEEDPKGEPAWKKPPFYPEGAMDGKVADSDLARKMAIWAHWGHPCGKDFIAQKFIEEHKDFSWQKDFLKDLKAMGWVVFTIKEENIQ